A region of the Verrucomicrobiia bacterium genome:
GATGAACATCAGCATGGTGGCCATGTTCGGATGCACCATGCCCGCGCCTTTCGCGCAGGCGCCGATGGAAACTTTTTTCCCGCCGAGCATGAAAGAAAGCGCAACCTGCTTCACGGTCCTGTCGGTCGTCATGATGCCCTTGGCCGCGGCGCGTCCGCCGTTTTCCGTATTCGCCAGCCTCTTGATCAGCGTGGGAATGGCGCGCTTCAGCCGGGGCGTAGGAAAAGGAATGCCGATCAGGCCGGTCTGCGCGATGAGCACTTCCTCGGGAAGATAGCCCAGCTTCGTCGCCGCTTCGGTCACGCAGTCGTGCACGGCCTGCTTGCCCACGTCGCCGTTGATGCAGTTGGCGTTGCCGCTCGAACCGAGAATCGCGTGGTGCTTGGCCGCCTTGATCGCCTTCATGGAATGAAGGACGGGCCAGGCCTTGAGCCGGTTGGTCGTGAACGTTCCCGCGGCCACGCAAGGCGTCCGCGACACGATGAGAGAACAGTCGTATTTGCGCGGATTGCGCTTGATGCCCGAATGGCAGCCGCTGGCAAAAAAACCCAGGGGCGTCGTGACTGTTCCGTTTTTATGCTTTTCCCAAAATGGCTTCACCATGCGTTGAGTCCTTCTCTCTCAGGAAAGCCGAAGCAGACGTTCAGGTTTTGGACCGCCTGGCCTGACGCCCCCTTCAGCAGATTGTCGATAGCCGTGACCACGATCACCCGGTCGGATGCCGGATCCACGTGGCAGCCGATGTCGCAATAATTCGTGTGCTGCACGTCCTTCAAGGACGGGAATTGCCCGTCGGCCTTGAGCCGGACGAAAGGCTCCTTGTGATAGGCCTTTTCAAACACCTGCCGGATTATCTCCGGGGAGGTCTTTTTCTTCCGGCGCACGTACATCGTGCTCAGGATGCCCCGCGAAATCGGCAGAAGATGCGGTACGAACGTGACCTTGACGGCCGCGCCCGCGATGTCCGACAGCGTTTGTTCGATTTCCGGCGTGTGCTGATGCTTGCCCACGCGATAGGCGTAAAAGTTGTCGTCCAGCTCGTAGAACTGCGTGGCCATGTTCAGTTTCTTGCCCGCGCCGCTCACGCCGGACTTCGCGTCGATCACGATCGAATCTTTTTCGATCACGCCTTCCTTTAAAAGGGGCGCGAGGCCGAGAGCCGCTCCCGTGGGATAGCATCCCGGGTTGGCGATCATCTTTGCGTTCCGGATTTTTTTCCGGAAAAATTCGGGAAGGCCGTAAACCGCTTCCTTCAAAAGGCCGTGGGTCTCGTGCCGGACTCCATACCACTTTTCATAGACACGGTAATCGCGCAGCCGCAGGTCCGCGGAAAGATCGATCACCACTTTTCCGGCTTGCCGCAATTTTTCCGCGGTCTTCATGGCCTCTGTATGCGGGAGGCAAAGAAAAAAAACGTCGCTGGAACGGACCAGTTCGCGGAACGAATGTTTTTTGATGCGAAGATCGATTTCCGCCGGCAGGCTCGGAATCAAGGACTGGACCGGAAACGATTCTTCCTGCCGCGTAGTCAGGGCGCTGATCCGCGCGTAAGAATGGCGCAGAAGAATTTTGATTAATTCTACTCCGGTATAACCCGTCGCTCCGACAATGGCGCAATTTAACATTTCCGTCGCCCGAGGCCCCAAATCCAGGCGCCTTCGGACATAAACCTCCATGAAACAAAGGATTATAGGAAAGGCCTCCCGCCTTGTCAATTAAAGCGAGACCCTTCTCCGCCTGAGGACCTTCCAAGCCGCAAAAACAGGCAAAAAGGTTGACGAACGGCCCAAGAACCCCTATTTTGTAGATCAAAAGGGACCCAATTCCTGAAAACCCCCGTTTCCAGGCATTTTTTCCCTCCTAAAGACCCCATGTTCAAAAAGCCAAGCCGCTCCAAAGCATTGACCGGAGCCGTGTGCGGGATCCGTTTCCGTTCACGGAAGCTCCTGGACTCTGCCCTGACCCATCCCTCTTACCGGCACGAACACGAACGGCTCTGGGACCTGGAAAACTTCGATCGTCTTGAATTCCTGGGCGACGCAGTGCTCAACCTCGTGATCTGCAAAAAACTCTACAAACTTTTTCCCGAGGCGCATGAGGGAATCCTCAGCCGCATGCGCTCGACGCTGGTTTCCCGCAAGATCCTCTCGCGTATCGCGCGCCACCTGCTGCTCGCGAAAAAAATACGCATCGGAACCAGCGCGTGGAACCACCAGGCGCTTGCCCGCGATAAAATCCTGGCCGACAGCTTCGAGGCCCTGATCGCCGGGCTCTATCTCGACCAGGGATTTGCCGCGACGGAAAAATTCCTTCTCAAGCAGTTCCTGCCTTACATGGATGCGAAACGGCTTCTGCGTCTCGACCCAAACCCCAAAAGCGCATTGCAAGAAATCTGCCAGAAAAACTGGCAGAAGCTTCCCCGTTATCTTTTTACGGCGGGGCCGGAAGGCGTTTCGGTGGAAGTCCAGGCGCATGAAGACTGGAAAGCGACGGCCGTCGCGAAAACGAGAAAGATGGCCGAGGAAAAAGCGGCGCGCACGCTCGTGCGCCTGCTGCGTCAGGAGTTGGGGGCCGGCGCCGGAGCAGGCTCGGCAAAAGCGTCTTCGGGCAGGAAATTGCGCAAGGGCTGACGGTCCCTTTTTTTCAGAATGTCTTTGACCAGGTTCGAACGCACGTCCGGGTCCGGTTTCAATTCCGGTCTCTCCAGATAACCGGACAAAAGCAGCGGAATGGGCCCCAGGAATTCCTTTTCCGCTTTGGCCTGTTCGTCGGGCACGATGAACTGCGAATTGACATAAGTCTTCATGCGGTAATTCAGCAGTCCGTCGAACCCCAGCTCGCCGCTCGCCTGCACCGTGAAGTCCTCACCCAGGATCGCCAGATTTTCCGCCGTGAATTTCTTGTTCTTGATCTGGAAATCCGCGTGCATGTCATGGAACAGCGTAGCTCCGGAAGCCTGGGACTCCAGGCTGGAAAGCCCCTGGATTTTGGCCGCGGTCCCCAGCAGGTCGAACGTGTGGAATTCCCCGTTGGTCACAAGCAGCGTCCCGTCGCCTTCCACCGCCGGCTGCCAGTCCATGCCGGCCTGGTAGGTGCCGCGGACATTTCCTTTCAGGAAGAGATTTCCGTCCATGAGTTTCTGGGCCGCGTTTTCGCCCGAGTACGAGAGCTTCAGCCGGGCAAGGCTCAGCTTCTGGACGTTGATGCCGCCCTCATAGGTGAGCCCGCCGGTTTCTGCGAATGCGCCTTTAGCCTGAAGCTTGACCTGGCCTTCATACGCTTCGAATTTGAGCTCCGGCATTTCCCATTTGCCTCCGCCGACTTTTATGCCGAACGAAAAATGGGCCGCGGATTCGCCTTCCGGGAAGAAACTTTTGACGCCGTTTTCGGCTTCGGCGATTTTTTTGCGGCCGTCTTCGGAAATCCACGGCCCGGCCAGCGCGCCGACCGTTTCGAGAAGACGGTAAGGCTCCACTTCGTCGGAAGAGACCTGGGATTCCACGACCGGGATCTGGTTGAGATTGTAGACCGACAAATTGGTCGTCAGCGCGTGCTCGCCTACGGAAAACCGGCTCTGCCGGATTTCCAGGGAAAGCGGGCTGATGTCCATGGACAGCTGCACGTTCTCGATGCCCTTGCCCGAAGGGTCTTTGATGCTGCCGTTTTCGAGGCTGACGTTGAACATGTTCGAGGTGTTCTGGACCTTGCCGAGATTGCCTTTGAAATTGGCCAGCACCTTGATGCCGCCAGTGAGAGCATAACCTTGCAGCGGCGGGATCAGGTCCTGCCATCCCGCGACATCGAATTTGTTGGTGATGACGTTGAGCTGCCCCTCGCCTGTTCCCAGATTGAGGTCGGTCACCGTCCCTTTCAAAGTAGCGCCTTTCAGCCGCGCGGAAAAATCTCCGGAGAGAACATGGCTGTCCTGCAGCAGGTAATCAAAAGAAAAATTGAGCGGCAGGTCCTTGGGCTTGGAGAAAAAGCGGGCGTACGTGAGCAGCGCGGGCGACAAATCCCAGTTCGCATGGACCGACAAATGGTCCCAGGTCCCGGAAAAAGACATTTCCAGGTTGCTCTGCCCGGAAAAGCCGACATTGAAAGGAATCAGCTCTTTCAGGTTGATGAAATAATGCGGGATATTTTCCAGGACGACTTTGGTTGCCGAAACGCGCAGGTCCTGGATTTCCTTGGTGCCCACGCGCACTTCCCCGCTCGCGGCCAGATCGCCCATGGGCAGATGCACCGCGAACTGATCGATGTCGAGGACTTCCGTTTCCGGGTTCCAGCGGTTTTGCGCGGAAAATGCGATGTCGAATTCCGGCGCGGCGGGCGCGTTGGGATCGTCCGAGAGCTTGTAGGAAAAATTTTTGACCTGGGCCTCGGAGCGCAGCTGCAGCCACGGCTCGCCGCCGGCCTTGGTCAACGTCCACAAAAGCGAGGCCCTTCCGGATATCGGCACCACGCCCAGCATTTGTTTGACGGTTTTTTTGAGCAGCCCCACCGGAATGCCGTCGAACTTCCAGAAAAGCTCCATGGCCAGCCCGTTCCAGTTCCATTCTTCAAGCGAATTCGTGCGGATCGTGCCTTTCATGGAAAGCGCGTTGGGCGCGCCTTCGAAAGAGCCCGTCAGCTCCACACGCACGGGTGCTCCCTTGTGCACCGGGCCTGACCGGACGCGCAGGTCGCGGAACGGGACGATCTCTTTCTGGAAAATGCCGGCGGCAGGAAGCTCGAGCGCGCCTTTGGCGCCCGCCAGATCGAAGCCGCGCACGCGGAAGCGCCCGAACAAAAGAGGAAAACGCGCTAGGCGTATCCTAAGTAGATCGGCCTGCAGGTCGAAGGCCGCGGGTTCCAGCGAATGAAGTTTGACGTCGCCGAAGTTGACGGCAAGGAAAGGAAAGTAAGACACCTCGAACGAACCGTACTTGAATTCCCCGGCCGAGGCCTTCTGGATCTTTTCAGCCAGAATTTTTTCGATGGGCCGGGAACGGAAGATAAAAGGCGGCGCGGCAAACAGGACGACCGTGACGAGCACGCTCACGATCGAAACGGCCGTCAGGATTTTGCGCGGATTCAGGACAAGTTGTTTTTTCCCGCCGGCAGGCTTTTGCGGCGAGTTGGGATCGGAGTCGGAAATGGAAGATGTTTGCTCGGAAACCGTCATCAACCTCTCGGGATTGTTGCGGAAACTCGAAAATCCCGTCTCC
Encoded here:
- the argC gene encoding N-acetyl-gamma-glutamyl-phosphate reductase codes for the protein MLNCAIVGATGYTGVELIKILLRHSYARISALTTRQEESFPVQSLIPSLPAEIDLRIKKHSFRELVRSSDVFFLCLPHTEAMKTAEKLRQAGKVVIDLSADLRLRDYRVYEKWYGVRHETHGLLKEAVYGLPEFFRKKIRNAKMIANPGCYPTGAALGLAPLLKEGVIEKDSIVIDAKSGVSGAGKKLNMATQFYELDDNFYAYRVGKHQHTPEIEQTLSDIAGAAVKVTFVPHLLPISRGILSTMYVRRKKKTSPEIIRQVFEKAYHKEPFVRLKADGQFPSLKDVQHTNYCDIGCHVDPASDRVIVVTAIDNLLKGASGQAVQNLNVCFGFPEREGLNAW
- the rnc gene encoding ribonuclease III, translating into MFKKPSRSKALTGAVCGIRFRSRKLLDSALTHPSYRHEHERLWDLENFDRLEFLGDAVLNLVICKKLYKLFPEAHEGILSRMRSTLVSRKILSRIARHLLLAKKIRIGTSAWNHQALARDKILADSFEALIAGLYLDQGFAATEKFLLKQFLPYMDAKRLLRLDPNPKSALQEICQKNWQKLPRYLFTAGPEGVSVEVQAHEDWKATAVAKTRKMAEEKAARTLVRLLRQELGAGAGAGSAKASSGRKLRKG
- a CDS encoding AsmA-like C-terminal region-containing protein — its product is MTVSEQTSSISDSDPNSPQKPAGGKKQLVLNPRKILTAVSIVSVLVTVVLFAAPPFIFRSRPIEKILAEKIQKASAGEFKYGSFEVSYFPFLAVNFGDVKLHSLEPAAFDLQADLLRIRLARFPLLFGRFRVRGFDLAGAKGALELPAAGIFQKEIVPFRDLRVRSGPVHKGAPVRVELTGSFEGAPNALSMKGTIRTNSLEEWNWNGLAMELFWKFDGIPVGLLKKTVKQMLGVVPISGRASLLWTLTKAGGEPWLQLRSEAQVKNFSYKLSDDPNAPAAPEFDIAFSAQNRWNPETEVLDIDQFAVHLPMGDLAASGEVRVGTKEIQDLRVSATKVVLENIPHYFINLKELIPFNVGFSGQSNLEMSFSGTWDHLSVHANWDLSPALLTYARFFSKPKDLPLNFSFDYLLQDSHVLSGDFSARLKGATLKGTVTDLNLGTGEGQLNVITNKFDVAGWQDLIPPLQGYALTGGIKVLANFKGNLGKVQNTSNMFNVSLENGSIKDPSGKGIENVQLSMDISPLSLEIRQSRFSVGEHALTTNLSVYNLNQIPVVESQVSSDEVEPYRLLETVGALAGPWISEDGRKKIAEAENGVKSFFPEGESAAHFSFGIKVGGGKWEMPELKFEAYEGQVKLQAKGAFAETGGLTYEGGINVQKLSLARLKLSYSGENAAQKLMDGNLFLKGNVRGTYQAGMDWQPAVEGDGTLLVTNGEFHTFDLLGTAAKIQGLSSLESQASGATLFHDMHADFQIKNKKFTAENLAILGEDFTVQASGELGFDGLLNYRMKTYVNSQFIVPDEQAKAEKEFLGPIPLLLSGYLERPELKPDPDVRSNLVKDILKKRDRQPLRNFLPEDAFAEPAPAPAPNS